The proteins below are encoded in one region of Phaeodactylum tricornutum CCAP 1055/1 chromosome 3, complete sequence:
- a CDS encoding predicted protein, with protein MYQGKPIFGAPLLVSSIEVVPHLNIDFDVFRFGHSSSVAMLSTGNPGDRTDYMRGITAFSIFLCILTICWGVTLLVLKLHFGPGRVGCAASGGPIDAPALRKQGVSRRQRKQRIVRAWRTQATFMTLSMMIPLFSALLVNHGLRTFIESLHDVTQFNDDVDSLAYRGIEIIHSLDGIARNLQADEFLNDMRSDFGTSCPDSDSTNMTIQSLGFETLREVIVDGADRIESLLQNSLYRLSDALSRIVSETQAVDDTITSVYQFGWIFKLFLVLVNVINLFLWIGVVLSKVGVEFHGYQVILSWAILPAFGLCILATVSAAGTFLAIALFNAEYLMIPALTKATWPTDFCAGGPSPGSPHGTFRSLVQAQGFHETNSSWQVSFIRLIFASKECQGENPLEFVSVLRQEINDAGAEVLNFVSVFTVNHDNITESNAVCGHDVSKISISLSSLGDSLMNTAGYLEASMKLTDCSSVKPVIAQLQTGSTCTESVDGLAWIFGGLLALWFICLMMFSTRAALYNPVYKAKRRLRREREFEEYRVWMAQFYEDTEEWMIDPVKKYLMATPHPETFDTDETSRSSELSKKSDSSSTNSSHLCDSQIYNKAETLCQTPSHKKYSEQIMMTPLAKAAVAAGLVAAEAAAKRALNGDTGEDDESCASSESSDSFDQPSVVSNISVLVDRFFSVRRNRTLSTSIDNPRLVNPSNTSSQNAKTDYPLPSNLLGALDMSFQTNEGDDDILAREPPTPSPARSQSRGPTAPIKLLKSLGRTQGGSKLEQRD; from the exons ATGTACCAAGGTAAACCCATATTCGGCGCTCCGCTGCTCGTGTCTTCCATCGAAGTCGTACCTCATCTAAACATCGATTTCGACGTATTCAGGTTCGGTCATTCCAGTAGCGTCGCTATGTTGTCAACAGGTAATCCTGGCGACAGAACAGACTACATGCGTGGA ATAACAGCCTTTTCTATTTTTCTCTGCATTCTGACGATTTGTTGGGGGGTCACTCTCTTAGTACTCAAACTCCACTTCGGACCCGGCCGTGTCGGATGTGCGGCTAGCGGCGGACCTATCGACGCTCCAGCGCTGCGCAAGCAAGGTGTATCAAGGAGGCAGCGAAAGCAACGCATCGTCCGAGCCTGGCGAACACAAGCGACATTTATGACATTATCCATGATGATTCCATTGTTTTCGGCGCTTCTTGTGAATCACGGGTTGCGGACTTTTATAGAAAGCTTGCATGATGTGACCCAATTCAATGATGATGTCGATTCGCTGGCGTATCGTGGAATTGAGATTATTCATTCGCTGGATGGTATCGCTCGAAATCTGCAAGCAGACGAATTTTTAAATGATATGCGTTCCGACTTTGGCACTAGCTGTCCTGATTCCGATAGTACAAATATGACGATACAGTCTTTGGGCTTCGAAACGCTTCGAGAAGTCATTGTTGATGGAGCAGATCGAATTGAATCTTTACTCCAAAACAGCTTGTATCGGTTGTCGGACGCTCTTTCACGCATCGTATCTGAGACACAAGCAGTCGACGATACCATAACTTCTGTTTATCAGTTCGGTTGGATATTCAAACTCTTTCTTGTTCTCGTCAACGTGATCaaccttttcctttggatTGGCGTCGTCTTGAGCAAGGTCGGTGTTGAGTTTCATGGCTATCAAGTGATCCTATCGTGGGCTATCCTACCGGCGTTCGGACTATGTATCCTAGCCACTGTGAGTGCAGCCGGCACCTTTCTGGCTATAGCTTTGTTCAATGCTG AATATTTGATGATCCCCGCGCTTACAAAAGCCACTTGGCCTACAGATTTTTGTGCCGGAGGACCATCTCCAGGAAGCCCGCACGGCACATTTCGCAGTTTAGTTCAAGCACAAGGCTTCCACGAAACAA ATTCGTCCTGGCAAGTCTCATTCATTCGCTTAATATTTGCGTCAAAGGAGTGCCAAGGTGAAAATCCTCTTGAATTTGTGTCGGTGCTACGGCAAGAAATTAACGACGCGGGAGCTGAGGTTCTAAATTTCGTATCagtattcacagtcaaccacgATAACATCACAGAGTCAAACGCTGTATGTGGACATGATGTTTCCAAGATTTCTATTTCTTTAAGTTCTCTTGGTGACTCGCTGATGAATACAGCAGGATACTTGGAAGCAAGCATGAAATTGACTGACTGTTCAAGTGTCAAACCCGTTATTGCACAGTTGCAAACAGGGTCCACATGTACGGAATCTGTGGACGGTCTGGCTTGGATATTTGGCGGACTACTTGCACTTTGGTTTATTTGTCTCATGATGTTTTCTACACGAGCGGCTCTCTACAACCCAGTGTACAAAGCGAAgcgtcggcttcgtcgagaaAGGGAATTCGAAGAGTATCGCGTATGGATGGCTCAATTCTACGAAGACACCGAGGAATGGATGATTGATCCAGTAAAGAAATACTTGATGGCAACTCCCCATCCGGAAACATTCGATACCGATGAAACATCCAGGTCTTCAGAGCTATCCAAGAAGTCGGATTCAAGTTCTACTAACTCAAGTCATCTTTGCGACAGTCAAATCTACAACAAGGCAGAAACTCTGTGCCAAACACCATCGCATAAAAAATATTCTGAACAAATCATGATGACACCGCTGGCAAAGGCTGCTGTTGCGGCCGGACTAGTTGCCGCTGAAGCTGCTGCAAAACGGGCACTGAATGGCGATACGGGAGAGGACGATGAAAGTTGTGCGTCTTCGGAATCTTCAGATTCTTTTGATCAACCGAGCGTTGTGTCCAATATATCAGTGCTGGTTGACCGTTTCTTCAGTGTTCGACGAAATAGAACTCTCTCGACTTCTATAGACAATCCAAGACTCGTAAATCCCTCCAACACTAGCTCGCAAAATGCGAAAACGGATTATCCTCTCCCTTCTAATCTGCTTGGAGCCTTGGACATGAGTTTTCAGACCAACGAGGGAGATGATGATATCTTGGCTAGGGAACCACCGACACCATCACCCGCTCGATCACAATCCCGTGGGCCCACGGCTCCGATAAAGCTACTAAAAAGCCTCGGACGCACCCAAGGAGGCTCCAAGTTGGAACAAAGAGACTAG